From a region of the Corallococcus coralloides DSM 2259 genome:
- a CDS encoding type II secretion system protein GspG has protein sequence MTFRNGLRPWLRAHGVWVTFVVLVLLGYAAMALYVLTLERGERRRMTAQDMRYILMALTRYAERTGHVLPSSAGLSVLEEEHLLERLPVDPWGHDYVYRVEAGTPVILSYGRDGIPDGEGPDADLSSRVLLTE, from the coding sequence ATGACCTTTCGAAATGGCCTTCGTCCCTGGCTCAGGGCCCATGGCGTGTGGGTGACCTTCGTGGTGCTGGTCCTCCTCGGCTACGCCGCGATGGCGCTGTACGTGCTGACCCTGGAGCGAGGGGAGCGGCGGCGGATGACGGCCCAGGACATGCGGTACATCCTGATGGCGTTGACGCGGTACGCGGAGCGCACGGGACACGTGCTGCCGTCCTCGGCGGGGCTCTCCGTGCTCGAGGAGGAACACCTCCTGGAGCGGCTCCCCGTGGATCCCTGGGGCCATGACTATGTGTACCGCGTGGAGGCGGGCACGCCGGTCATCTTGTCCTATGGACGTGATGGCATCCCGGACGGCGAAGGCCCGGACGCGGACCTGTCCTCTCGCGTCCTCCTGACGGAGTGA
- a CDS encoding undecaprenyl-diphosphate phosphatase: protein MSLLEAIVLGLVQGLTEFLPISSTAHLRIAPELFGWPDPGAAYSAIIQLGTVAAVLIYFRKDIVALVKAFVVGLVKRDPFGTLEARLAWFVGVGTLPIGICGLAFKKLIETQFRSLYVIAGSLIVLAIVLFVVEKRASHQRTLADMTWKDGILIGLWQALALVPGSSRSGTTLTGGLSLGLKREDAARYSFLLSIPATTLAGIFELKHLLEATQRPSTVALVVGTLVAFLSGMAAIAWLLSFLKRRTTLVFVVYRIALGVLLLGLLQANILKPMSGVENLATPEAPTKPPVEKQITD from the coding sequence ATGAGCCTGCTCGAAGCCATCGTCCTGGGTCTGGTCCAGGGTCTCACGGAGTTCCTGCCCATCAGCTCCACCGCGCACCTGCGCATCGCGCCGGAGCTGTTCGGCTGGCCGGATCCGGGTGCGGCGTACTCGGCCATCATCCAACTGGGCACGGTGGCCGCGGTGCTCATCTACTTCCGCAAGGACATCGTCGCGCTGGTGAAGGCGTTCGTCGTGGGGCTGGTGAAGCGGGACCCGTTCGGCACGCTGGAGGCGCGGCTCGCGTGGTTCGTGGGCGTGGGCACGCTGCCCATCGGCATCTGCGGGCTGGCGTTCAAGAAGCTCATCGAGACGCAGTTCCGTTCGCTCTACGTCATCGCGGGCAGCCTCATCGTGCTGGCCATCGTGCTGTTCGTCGTGGAGAAGCGCGCGTCGCACCAGCGCACCCTGGCGGACATGACGTGGAAGGACGGCATCCTCATCGGCCTGTGGCAGGCGCTGGCGCTGGTGCCGGGCTCGTCCCGGTCCGGCACGACGCTCACGGGCGGCCTGTCGCTGGGGCTCAAGCGCGAGGACGCGGCGCGCTACTCGTTCCTCTTGTCCATTCCGGCGACGACGCTGGCGGGCATCTTCGAATTGAAGCACCTCCTGGAGGCCACGCAGCGCCCGTCGACGGTGGCCCTGGTGGTGGGGACGCTGGTGGCCTTCCTGTCGGGCATGGCGGCCATCGCGTGGCTGTTGAGCTTCCTGAAGCGGCGCACCACCCTGGTGTTCGTGGTGTACCGCATCGCGCTGGGCGTGCTGCTGCTGGGGCTGTTGCAGGCGAACATCCTCAAGCCGATGTCCGGCGTGGAGAACCTGGCGACGCCGGAGGCGCCGACGAAGCCGCCGGTGGAGAAGCAGATCACGGACTGA
- a CDS encoding methionyl-tRNA formyltransferase → MPTPGATSGWRIVLLTVAPAVAHDFTLALRAQGHDVVAMVVPAGVRGLRPLDMEGWAELGRLFEAAPPSVDVLLVSERAHLTPRLAGLKPDLLLCFFFPWRLPPEALALPRLGAVNVHPSLLPRYRGPCPLGWALREDARELGLTFHRMDASFDTGPVLAQGMFPVKDEDTEEVIFELLMLASRRLLPGVVERVARGDVGERQVDADATLAPFFEPAYRDIDWCDSARSVHLKVRACRFAGWREGRGDARALLQGHWVRVQRTRAWRGEDPHAQPGTLLARQGDELLVQCGDTPLWVVSHAPEVA, encoded by the coding sequence CGGGTGCCACGTCTGGCTGGCGCATCGTGCTGCTCACCGTCGCCCCCGCGGTGGCGCACGACTTCACCCTGGCGCTGAGGGCCCAGGGGCATGACGTGGTGGCGATGGTGGTGCCGGCGGGCGTCCGGGGCCTGCGCCCGCTGGACATGGAGGGGTGGGCGGAGCTGGGGCGACTCTTCGAGGCCGCGCCACCGTCGGTGGACGTGCTGCTGGTGAGCGAGCGGGCGCACCTGACGCCCCGGCTGGCGGGCCTGAAGCCGGACCTCCTCCTGTGCTTCTTCTTCCCGTGGCGGCTGCCGCCGGAGGCGCTGGCGCTGCCCCGGCTGGGGGCGGTGAACGTGCACCCGTCCCTCCTGCCCCGGTACCGGGGGCCCTGTCCTCTGGGGTGGGCGCTGCGCGAGGACGCTCGCGAGTTGGGGCTCACCTTCCACCGCATGGACGCGAGCTTCGACACCGGGCCCGTGCTGGCGCAGGGGATGTTCCCGGTGAAGGACGAGGACACGGAGGAGGTGATCTTCGAGCTGCTGATGCTCGCGTCGCGCCGGCTGCTGCCCGGGGTGGTGGAGCGCGTGGCGCGGGGGGACGTGGGCGAGCGGCAGGTGGACGCGGACGCGACCCTGGCGCCCTTCTTCGAGCCGGCGTACCGGGACATCGACTGGTGCGACAGCGCGCGCTCCGTGCACTTGAAGGTGCGCGCGTGCCGCTTCGCCGGGTGGCGTGAGGGAAGGGGCGATGCGCGGGCCCTGCTCCAGGGCCATTGGGTCCGGGTCCAGCGCACGCGGGCATGGCGGGGCGAGGACCCTCACGCGCAGCCGGGCACGCTGCTGGCCCGGCAGGGGGACGAGCTGTTGGTGCAGTGTGGAGACACGCCGCTCTGGGTGGTGTCGCACGCGCCGGAGGTGGCCTGA
- a CDS encoding YchJ family protein, protein MPPVPLCPCSSGQRYKQCCAPFHKGEAEAPDAERLMRSRYSAFAQREAVYLWKTLHPDHPMRARPEADVVRELRAFAQAHQYPGLVVLGHQPPDTTGLSRVLFFARVFEKGKDQSFVERSDFRHDGTGWRYLDGVLKLPRELKVPPESLTLETFPAD, encoded by the coding sequence ATGCCCCCCGTCCCCCTGTGCCCCTGCTCCTCCGGCCAGCGCTACAAGCAGTGCTGCGCCCCCTTCCACAAAGGCGAGGCGGAGGCGCCTGACGCGGAGCGCCTCATGCGCAGCCGCTACAGCGCCTTCGCCCAGCGTGAAGCGGTCTACCTGTGGAAGACGCTCCACCCCGACCACCCGATGAGGGCCCGTCCGGAAGCGGACGTCGTGCGCGAGCTGCGCGCCTTCGCCCAGGCCCACCAGTACCCGGGGCTGGTGGTCCTGGGCCACCAGCCTCCGGACACGACGGGGCTTTCCCGCGTCCTCTTCTTCGCCAGGGTGTTCGAGAAGGGAAAGGACCAGTCCTTCGTGGAGCGCTCGGACTTCCGCCACGACGGCACCGGCTGGCGCTACCTGGACGGCGTCCTCAAGCTGCCGCGCGAGCTGAAGGTCCCCCCGGAGTCCCTCACGCTCGAAACCTTCCCCGCGGACTGA
- a CDS encoding N5-glutamine methyltransferase family protein codes for MEVREAALVALGEVLRARGYAFTTVTPETHRRVNARPGAKQALSVRDVFGWSRPFGPGVLEPRMVALLEEAGALADCKDGTHRSRVRFSSLGAGLYVHSAWPTSEQDAVFFGPDTYRFCALLQRVPGSFRRVVDLGCGSGAGGLSVAGRSAAVVLADLNPLALEYSRVNARLNGAHGVQPVHSDLLRDVSGRFDLIMANPPYLADTGKRTYRDGGGTHGTELSVRIVREGVERLEPGGTLVLYTGAPVVDGEDLLRTALEPVWRGAPLAEVRYEELDPDVFGEELEKAPYAGVERIALVALVARRG; via the coding sequence ATGGAGGTGAGGGAGGCCGCGCTGGTGGCGCTGGGCGAGGTCCTGCGCGCCAGGGGGTACGCCTTCACGACGGTGACTCCGGAGACGCACCGGCGGGTGAACGCGCGGCCGGGGGCGAAGCAGGCCCTTTCAGTCCGGGACGTGTTCGGGTGGAGCCGTCCCTTCGGGCCGGGCGTGCTGGAGCCTCGGATGGTGGCGCTGCTGGAGGAGGCGGGCGCGCTGGCGGACTGCAAGGACGGGACGCACCGGAGCCGGGTGCGGTTCTCCAGTCTGGGAGCGGGCCTGTATGTCCATTCCGCGTGGCCCACGTCGGAGCAGGACGCGGTGTTCTTCGGGCCGGACACCTACCGGTTCTGCGCGTTGCTCCAGCGCGTGCCGGGCAGCTTCCGGCGCGTGGTGGACCTGGGGTGTGGCTCTGGAGCCGGTGGCCTGTCGGTGGCGGGGCGGAGCGCGGCGGTGGTGCTCGCGGACCTGAACCCGTTGGCGCTGGAGTACTCGCGGGTGAACGCGAGGCTGAACGGTGCGCACGGGGTGCAGCCGGTGCACTCGGACCTGCTGCGGGACGTGTCCGGCCGGTTCGACCTGATCATGGCGAATCCGCCGTACCTGGCGGACACGGGCAAGCGCACGTACCGGGATGGCGGCGGCACGCATGGCACGGAGCTGTCGGTGCGCATCGTGCGTGAAGGCGTGGAGCGCCTGGAGCCGGGCGGCACGCTGGTGCTCTACACAGGGGCGCCGGTGGTGGACGGCGAGGACCTGCTGCGAACGGCGCTGGAGCCGGTGTGGCGTGGAGCGCCGCTCGCGGAGGTTCGCTATGAGGAACTGGATCCCGACGTGTTCGGCGAGGAGCTGGAGAAGGCTCCGTACGCGGGTGTGGAGCGCATCGCGCTGGTGGCGCTGGTGGCGCGGCGGGGCTGA
- a CDS encoding NUDIX hydrolase: protein MRVQALFDALETRLTARPARTFEWKGRALREAAVLVPLFERDGVPHIVFTRRPATLRTHAGQYAFPGGGQEARDVTPLETALRETEEELGIARAHVRVLGLLDETPTTSAYRIRPYVGVIPGDGKYVPNPVEVDLVLEVPLVRLLDPAILRVERHMWEGIEHDVHFYTHGEHVIWGATGRILRNFLQFVVDVPGIQGLLDAPLPADR, encoded by the coding sequence GTGCGCGTGCAGGCCCTGTTCGATGCGCTGGAGACGCGGCTGACGGCGAGGCCGGCGCGGACCTTCGAGTGGAAGGGACGAGCGCTGCGAGAGGCCGCGGTGCTGGTGCCCCTCTTCGAGCGGGATGGCGTGCCCCACATCGTCTTCACCCGGAGGCCCGCCACCCTGCGCACGCACGCGGGGCAGTACGCGTTCCCGGGTGGAGGCCAGGAGGCGCGGGACGTCACGCCGCTGGAGACGGCGCTGCGCGAGACGGAGGAGGAACTGGGCATCGCGCGTGCCCACGTGCGCGTGCTGGGCCTGCTGGACGAGACGCCCACCACATCCGCGTACCGCATCCGTCCCTACGTGGGCGTCATCCCGGGGGACGGGAAGTACGTGCCCAATCCGGTGGAGGTGGACCTGGTGCTGGAGGTGCCGCTGGTGCGCCTGCTGGACCCCGCCATCCTCCGGGTGGAGCGGCACATGTGGGAGGGGATTGAGCACGACGTGCACTTCTACACGCACGGTGAGCACGTCATCTGGGGCGCCACGGGGCGCATCCTGCGCAACTTCCTGCAGTTCGTGGTGGACGTGCCGGGCATCCAGGGCCTGCTGGACGCTCCCTTGCCTGCTGACCGCTGA
- a CDS encoding glycosyltransferase, giving the protein MATNSGDPYPLVQVEHYERYVGAEVVERILEKARPLQDLRVAHVNSTYYGGGVAEMLSPLTLLMNSVGMATEWRAIQGPPDFFNITKKMHNALQGADIHLTSMKATIYEEVVFENAVRNRLDHDRVVIHDPQPLPIVRHSRKRGPWIWRCHVDLSNPEPSLWAYLKPFVEQYDATVLSIPEYARELSIPQVFFMPAIDPFSIKNREMNESEIEERLQHHRIPTDLPLVVQVSRFDRWKDPEGVVAAWRLARQETPCTLVLLGNMASDDPEGQKVYEQVMRHKDERLIVLSREDTSLVNALQRRAAVVVQKSLREGFGLTVAEAMWKGTPVIGGNVGGIRHQLEDGHNGFLVDSVDQCAQRIVQVLRNPKLRHQLGHHAHETVRRRFLLTRYLEQYLDLFNAFEARYHLRPLPHLTT; this is encoded by the coding sequence ATGGCGACGAATTCCGGAGACCCCTACCCCCTCGTCCAGGTCGAGCACTACGAGCGCTACGTGGGTGCGGAGGTGGTGGAGCGCATCCTGGAGAAGGCGCGCCCGCTGCAGGACCTGCGGGTCGCGCACGTCAACTCCACGTACTACGGCGGTGGGGTGGCGGAGATGCTGTCGCCGCTGACGCTGCTGATGAACAGCGTGGGCATGGCCACCGAGTGGCGGGCCATCCAGGGGCCGCCGGACTTCTTCAACATCACGAAGAAGATGCACAACGCGCTGCAGGGCGCGGACATCCACCTGACGTCGATGAAGGCGACCATCTACGAAGAGGTCGTCTTCGAGAACGCGGTCCGCAACCGGTTGGACCACGACCGGGTCGTCATCCACGACCCGCAGCCGTTGCCCATCGTGCGGCACAGCCGCAAGCGCGGGCCGTGGATCTGGCGCTGCCACGTGGACCTGTCGAATCCGGAGCCGTCGCTGTGGGCGTACCTCAAGCCGTTCGTGGAGCAGTACGACGCGACGGTGTTGAGCATCCCGGAGTACGCGCGCGAGCTGTCCATCCCGCAGGTGTTCTTCATGCCGGCCATCGATCCGTTCTCCATCAAGAACCGGGAGATGAACGAGTCGGAGATTGAAGAGCGGCTCCAGCACCACCGCATCCCCACGGACCTGCCGCTGGTGGTGCAGGTGTCGCGCTTCGACCGTTGGAAGGACCCGGAGGGCGTGGTGGCCGCGTGGCGGCTCGCTCGCCAGGAGACGCCGTGCACGCTGGTGCTGCTGGGCAACATGGCGTCGGACGACCCGGAGGGGCAGAAGGTCTACGAGCAGGTGATGCGGCACAAGGACGAGCGGCTCATCGTCCTCAGCCGCGAGGACACGTCGCTGGTGAACGCGCTCCAGCGCCGCGCGGCGGTGGTGGTGCAGAAGTCACTGCGTGAAGGCTTCGGGCTCACGGTGGCGGAGGCGATGTGGAAGGGCACGCCCGTCATTGGAGGGAACGTGGGCGGCATCCGTCATCAGCTCGAGGACGGGCACAACGGCTTCCTGGTGGACTCGGTGGACCAGTGCGCCCAGCGCATCGTGCAGGTGCTCCGGAACCCGAAGCTGCGTCACCAGCTGGGGCACCACGCGCACGAGACGGTGCGCCGCCGCTTCCTGCTCACGCGCTACCTGGAGCAGTACCTGGACCTCTTCAACGCGTTCGAGGCCCGCTACCACCTGCGTCCCCTGCCGCACCTGACGACGTGA
- a CDS encoding type II secretion system protein GspG: MDKKQRRRRGMTLIEIMVVITILGLIAAAVGVSVMGQFGQAKQQRVGLDFGSLGQGLQLYAMKKGRLPDTTSGLRVLVEENILPELPRDPWGNDYVYTLDRGVPAIVSLGADGAPGGDGDDRDLSSLDRDARSRG, from the coding sequence ATGGACAAGAAGCAGCGACGTCGGCGCGGCATGACGCTGATTGAAATCATGGTCGTCATCACCATCCTGGGCCTCATCGCCGCCGCGGTGGGCGTGTCGGTGATGGGTCAGTTCGGCCAGGCGAAGCAGCAGCGCGTGGGGCTGGACTTCGGTTCGCTGGGGCAGGGCCTCCAGCTGTACGCGATGAAGAAGGGCCGGCTGCCGGACACCACCTCCGGGCTGCGCGTGCTGGTGGAGGAGAACATCCTCCCGGAGCTGCCGCGCGACCCGTGGGGCAATGACTACGTGTACACGCTGGACAGGGGCGTGCCGGCCATCGTGTCACTGGGCGCGGATGGCGCACCGGGCGGCGACGGTGATGACCGGGACCTCTCGTCACTCGACAGGGACGCGCGGTCCCGAGGGTGA